Part of the Telopea speciosissima isolate NSW1024214 ecotype Mountain lineage unplaced genomic scaffold, Tspe_v1 Tspe_v1.0111, whole genome shotgun sequence genome is shown below.
cgacaatgaagtttaccatgatagTCACTTGGTGAGGGTGTACTCCGAAGGTGatgggtagctctatggtgcctctgatggaggcggtagCGCTCGaaaatccatggaggtaggtgagcTTCTGCTTGAGTtgatcgtccccgaacccgaactgtcggtAGGCTTCCAGGGAGAGTACATCTACTGGCGCTCCTGTATCTATCAacaccctgtgtacaggtcggttggctacctccacctgtactaccagggcatcctcgtGTGGGAAGCTCAGCccttccaagtcttcatccgagaaggagattatCATTTTGGTCTTAGCTACTTttcttggcttctctgctacccccacgaacctggcataggctttggccttcctagtAGACTGCTGCCCCGGTCCtcctagtatggtgaggatgggggctcccttggtgccactaggcttGGCTACATCTCTCCGCTcctctgggcggtctctctctcgatctgtccttctttcttcccttttgggttcttctctttctcggtcacgacctctgtctccttgaCTCGAACAaccatcacgtctccccttcacgtacttgttcaagctccctgctcttacaagttgctctatctccctcttcagttggtagcagtcTTTTGTATCATGTTCATTCTCCttatggaagagacagtacttgttggggttacgCTTTTTGGGTCCTGCTAACATGGGTCgcggccaatggagtaggtcacggtcttgaatctgcatgaggatctgagaCCTGgtagtgttcagtggtgtgaactcaggacTGCttgctctctctcctctctggaCGACGGTCAGTCCTTCCAAATGGGCGGtcacccttctcttgtcgacgctcggtcctcgacctcttactttctttatgGTCATCTAGCgttgacctcttgttgtcttgtggcttggcctcgatcaccttcttcctagCCTGTCGTACTTTGGCCATATTGGAGAATTCATTGCATCGCTCTAGGAGCTCCTttatagtcctggtctcatgacgtgccaggtccttgatcaggtccaggtctCTGATTCCCTctgccaaggctgcatgctgggtctggtcgtccaagtctcgaacctctaaggattccttggtgaacctgctgacatactccctgagggactccccagggttctgtaccatgttcagtagattgaccgtggtcttcttctgcttgacactgctctgaAAGCGGGTAACGAATTGCTCGTACAGTTCTGTGAACGAACCTATCAACCTTGGtcgtagtctggagaaccaGGAAGTAGCTGGCTGCACCCTTGAGTGATGCAGGGAATGttcgacaggagaccacgtccgatccaccatacagtgtcatcataccattgaaatagttgatgtggtcattagggttcgtggtaccactgtagagttcaaaggtgggtaacctgaacctggaggggagtgtgactgacatgatctctgtcgagaatgggtgttgccCGAGTATTGAGTGCATCTCGCCCTTGGtctgtttcttcaacccttccagcttctcgtccaGATCTCGGAGTCTTTTGTCAAGCTCTTCATCCCGTGTCTGTCTCTCACGCCTGGCAGGACGTTCACTGCGACCTCGCTCATGTCCTCTCCTCGAAATCCCCTCCCACCTTGAGTATTGGttggatggtgaatggtcacgtcGCGATGAACCATGGCGTGATcatgaggggctttcttctcggtCGATCTGGCTCCGCCTTGctgtgtgacttcctcctagttgACCTTGGAACACGAACCTCCTGATGGATCTTTCTGGGCTAGGTACCCTCATTCTGGGTGTTGGTGTCCTTCCCCGATTTGACCGTACTGGGAGGTCCCTTGTCCTCCGGGGATGCTGAGAAGGCTCCCCCTATTGGGGAGTGGGGGTTGCTCGCCTCAAAAGTCTCTTTGACCTTTCACCCCTGGgggatgatctcctagggtttggctcttgtcgaAGTACAGGCTCTGTCCTTGGTGCTGGCGATGTCCTGCGGCGATGGGACGTCACACGTTGCCTCaggtagtctcgaaagagtcattgatcatcgaggatctgtcgctgtaggtcattgatctgacccatagttgctggtgcattggggtcagcTACTACCTCCACCACTAGTTCGTTGTTGGGTTCGACTATCGCAACTTGATCATTGtttgggatctccctctccagagagacatggtcatggtcattggctctgcgacgaGAGCTCTctagaggaggtgatccgttccttgggacattgttggtggagggagcagtCTTCTTACCCCGTGGTGCCATTGGATGAGTGTGAAACTGAGCTAGTAGgtatgatggctagcgtcgttcccacagacggcgccaatctgttgcgtcaagaaatcatcaggcggtccttcgagtgtcgtaacctgtaaaaggaccagggggtgacaaaggagaaccggtgtggttccggcctaggactctccgaggccaaagttagatctcttgaGCAAAAtagatgaataatagtattcaatatgagtttagatgggtagagtaccttcccttttatagtggggtgtggcagtgtggagagtcccagttgatggtgagtagtcctcgtagttgatagagtccctgggtagcagggttcatccttgattggttgtcttcccgtgagacgtagtgtcataatagacttggtatccttaatggatagacctatctacgCGGTAGATGAGGTTCCCGATGTATGAGTCCGTCCAGACTACATGACTGGTAGGCTGTGGCCTATAGTCCTTTGTGATGGGACATatcttgttgatggtggtggttgtCGTGGTCCCCGGGGTAGACTGCTCCCAGGGATGATTGCGCCCGAGGGGATCCATGCCCAGGGCCTGCGGTCCGCGCCCAGGGCCTGCAGTCCGAGCCTAGGGTCTACGGTCTGCGCCCGTGTCCGATCTGGGTCGAGTCTCTCCTTGGTTCTCCTGTTTGGTTCTGGTCCTGAGCTGGCCCTCCTTCCTGGGTTAGGACACGTGGCAGTCCTTGGTTGgtcagggtgattttgggtttatcactatgaatgatgactaaaaatgattaacaaagaatgaaaatgaaaagaaagttaaGTGCCGACGGGCACGACCAACATATGACCCGGTGCTCATGAAGTGCCTATGAAGATGGGTGTTGAGGCCATCACTGAACCCATTTTAGAGGTTTGTAACTAGAGCTACTTCGGTAGTACGACGGAGATATACTAGATGAAGATCTAagactgaaatgaaatgaaaaatgataaaatgaatgaaatgttaCCGGTagataaatgattgaaagatTTATGAAAATTGACTGATTGAatgattattattcaaatgataAGGAATGATGCCATgcttatatatagaaaaatgaaattttaattgcatGTTATATTGTGAGCATGATTAGCAATGTTATTTCTTACTGGGCGATAGCTCATTCCTCGAATGATAAATTTTTTTACAGATAAGACAGGCATGAATAAGGGCAAGGGCATTGCTATCGTCAAGCAAGATGAAGACTGATGATCTGAAGATCATTTTGGAGTCTATTACCTTGAAATAGATAGAACTCTTATGTTGTAAAGGATATTTATGTGGAAGGAAAATCTTGAACCCGGATGactgtaaatattttttaagattCTGTTCCTCTCCTTGAAGAGTATGGATTGTAGACGTTAGAGCCATCGGTACCATGTTATAAGTTTTAAATCGTTATCTTCTGCTTACTattatgtctttaattttatgcACTTTGATTATATTGAATGCTTGATTGAATGTTTTCCTCTGCGGTCCCGACTGGACtctggtgtcatgggccccacctggTCCTTAGATCGGGGTCATTACACATACCATACATTTTTCACCCccatttttgttaaaaaaaattggaaaaacaacgcccagaaatggtgattttgcagaagaaaacaaagataaagAGAAGACAAACATATAACACCaaattttacgtggttcacccccaagtaggtaggctacatccacgaCGAGCAATAGAATGGCTTCACTACTTCTCTGAAGCAAAAATTACAAACCCTCAGATCTCACACCCCACTCtcagaagagataaggacactttacaAGAGAATcctaacccagaaaagtacagaattgtCCCCATAGACCCAAAAAATCCACCTAGTCTTGTTCAAACCTGAACctaacatatgttgaaatatatatcaattcaaaggtctcgacgaAAGTCTGGTTCGAACCTCAGACTTTTAGTTCATTCTGGCGCATTGTGAAGGAAAAATGGTCCGCAgaagaatcaccacaacactttctggactgagatcaggcGTCACCAATAGCAGGCCTTTCTCACTAAATACCAGTACTTTCTAATTAAGAAAATCACTCGTAAAGTACCCTAAGATAAGAAGGTGGAGACTAAAAGGGGAGTCCTTAGGCACATGTACTGAAAATGTGgttaaacaaggaaagtgggactttgaagGAGACACCAATGTGATGTGGAACGAAATGATGACTTGTTTTAAGAGAGTTGCCAAAGAAGTTCTAGGGGAAGCAAAGAGTAGGCATCAGGCTCCTAGGGAGAtttggtggtgggatgaggaAGTCCAAGCATCcatcaagaccaagaaagagaaagtaggcAAAACACCAGGCctggatgagatcccaatagaagtgtgaaAGGCCCTAGGAGTATGCGGGGTATATTGGTTAATTaagttatttaacaagattatgatcacaaggaaaatgccagatgattggaggagaagcattgcaATCCCGATCTACAAAATAAGGGTATTGTCTAAAGCTGCAATAGCTATagcagcataaaactaatgagtcattctgtgaaactttgggagaaaatTATTGAAGTCCGTCTGAGAAGAGAGATTCATATCtcaaagaatcaatttggttttatgccagtaGTTCTatgacagaagctatctacctattgaggaggctcatggaaagatgtagagctagcaagaaggatctccatatagtttttattgacctggagaaagcctatgacagagtccatAGAGATTTAATCCGATATGTTCTTGTGAAGAAAGGGTTGTCGAGTAAAtatatagatgtaattaaagatatgtatgagggtgtggtgactagtgtgggATCTATGCGGGGCCTAGGCAAGAAATTCCcgattacaattgggttacatcaaggatcagccctaagcccttatttgtttgcgcttataaTGGATGAATTAATCAAGCACATACAAGACTAGGTTCCATGATGTATGCTTTTCGCtgatgaaattgttttggtggatgagacaaaaaacAGGGATCAACGCTAAACTAGAAatgtggagatcgaccttggaacaagagactttaagattagtagatcaaagacggagtatatgatgttcAACTTCAATCACACTATGAAGGATGATGGCATGATgacaattgaagagagagagataccgtcaagtgactatttcagatatctagggcctatcatacacaaagaaagtgacacagatgatgatgtttcacaaagaattaaagtgggatggatgaagtggataGGGGCGACTGGAGTATTGTGTGAgggacacattcctttaaagcttaaaggaaagttctacaggactgttgtacgacctgttatgatgtatggggcggaatgttggacagttaagaagtgtcatatagtgAAACTACGCAttgcggagatgaggatgttaagatggatgtgcggcaaaactaggaaggataaagtgagggaaaaacgtattagagctgatgtgggggTTGCCCCGAGCAGCGACAAGCTTCGAGAATGTCATttaaggtggtttggccatgtgcaacagaggcctagggacgctCTAGTAAAGAGGAATGATCAGATTACGATTGAAAGAGCTTAAAGAGCTAGGAGCatacctaaaatgaccataagtgaggttgtgaagaatgacatgcataatCTGgatcttgtgccaagtatgacatcaGATAAAGCCTATTGGAGGACAAAAATCCACATTGTCAACACCTTGCAGTTGAGATTTTTCCAAATGTtatgggctatcctctttcttcttacttttttttttttttttttcgctttgcgtttcttttttttattattttgcattactcttattttctctttttttttttatgaaaatctCATTTTTTCCCTAGTTTGggaaggatccatgtagccgaccccatttagtagGAATACGACTGAGTTATTGTTATACTCGTGAAATAGAATTGTTGAAGAAAAGAGAGCCTATTTGACCCAAGTATATACAATAGTGGGTTTTGGTACATAAATTGTCATTGGGGTCATGACATACCAAGTCTCACATGAGAAGATATGTGTCATTGGCAATATGCATGCAGTTATACATCATATCATCACATGCTTGTCGTTTTGTGCATCATTGGTACTTGCTGTTCCTTtctctctatatattttttaatactTGGTgtctcttatctttttttttttgttgaagtgTGTGAGTTTAATTCAATAGGAGCCACttgatgacatcgttgttttttgttttttaggtaGCCATGACATCGCCTGATTGCATGCCATTATTGTATAAGCATCTAAAGGTGAATATGACTTTGCTGAGGAACTCTTTTTTGTGTGGTGGAGGAGTGGGGCGCACCAATGGGCTGAAAACTCTTAGTGTGGTTTGTGTGGTGGTGTATTCATCCAATATCTTCTTTTCTCATCAGCAAAAGAGTCTGATTTTCTATTTTGAGATAAGAAAAAGgaagcaaacaaaaaaataatatttagatTTTGTTAAATTATATTTGTATCTTACATGCTAAGTTAACAGTAGACAATGATAATATATTTAgtgaaaaaaatgaattaatatTAGGAAAAAATAATGATGCTTGATCGTGTGGTTATTGTGCCTATGACACATGAGTGCACGGAACTACTATCCAACCTTTCTTGAAATCAAATATTTCATCCGTGTTGATGCCCttgtgtgcactctcattggcccttgcaCTGGTATGGGGTTTACATgaccaagcaacgatctcttaTCCTTATTACTACAGAAATTTGTTATGTTTCCTAAAGTCACAAGGTATTTATTCTACCTCGTAGATAGATGATATATTCAATATAACCATTGAATAGAGAGAACATGGTCTGGATTAGTcgtgtcaaattttaaaatctaataCAATCAAATGTTCCATTTTGTATTGGCAAACTTTCTGTACATACCTATGCATGAATACTAGTACTCTAAACATTACAGTGCACTATCTTAATTCTTAACAATGAGTGAAAACAAACAGTTTAgatcaaaataaatataaaacttGATGGTTCAGATTTGTCTTGTGacttttgaaaatttcacttaccATTATTAcatgaataataataataaaaagatcgGGTTTTTCTTTAGCCACGGTAAACGGAAATTCATTTATTACGGTGAGTTCAAATCATGGTTCAAAGTATTGGAGACCAATACTGGTTTTTTACCAATACAATACTAATTTAGGGTACTAACCAAgggtaaaaatcaaaataaaactgtttttattgaaatttaagGATAAAATCTTTCGATACAAATCGATGTGGATTGATATGGCATCGATATTATGTGAGATTGAtactgattactaaaacccttgTTCAAATACGCAGGAGCATGAGGATGATATTTTGGAGAACATATTAACTTTCTCCGAGCGGTGGAGGAAAACTCtgtgaaaacaaaaaatatctCTTATGAGGAAGTACTTCTTTTTCCAAAACATAAAAtagcataaaataaaaaattactttctttttctggaaaataaaataaaataaaaggaagggaggagagagaaaggtttcattaaataaaagggTTTAGGAAACGGTATCAGATTGCCGTATCGGTATATTGACTGTGATTTCCTGACCCATATGATCGGCCACTATGGTATGAATATGGGATTTTTATGAAAACTAATGATTTGATTTTGTATCGGACTGATACGATGATTCGAATACCGATACTGTTACCGTGAGCTAAATGtctgagatagagagagagagagtaaatttGTTGTGAgggaaatagaaaaataataaaaaatggaatACCCTTTCAGTTCCCAATTCCAGATTCTGTTATTTGGGTTATTGCCTATCTGCAAGTATTTTGTTGTTTCTCTCCGTCTTCCTgggttctctttttttccccttttaaccAGGTCTCTCCTCTCTCGTCCCTTGCCAATTTGTGATGTATGTTTTTCTGTTTCCTGCAGATTTATGAAGTTGTTTCTTTTCAATCtctgattttttcttcttctttactgtATAATTGTTTTTTTCCCCTATGTTGATTATCATCTGTTTGGTATGTTGCTTGGTTTCTCgatctctgatttttttttttcagggggAGTATCTGTGGATTTGATCATGGTGGATTTTAAGGGCTCTTAAGAGGGTTcccttcaatttctttttctgcGGGAGACTAGGGTATAACGACGGAATTGGGTTCTCTAGGACCGATAAAGGAGATTACAGCTTTCTGATATGTATGCTTGTTTGATGGTTGTTAATGAGAGTTCAATCATCTGAGCGAAGTGATTCAGATTTTGTCCCGTTGTTAATCGTCTGTGATTCTGTCTATATTGGATTTGTGTTTGAATCGTTCAGATTTTCTGGTATTTTGGATTGATTCTCTTCCGGGTTTCTGCCAATCTCCTTGTTTTGCATGGTGACCAGTTTGGAGGAGTTGGTGGTTTTTCCTCTACATTAGACTTTAGAATCTGAAGAGGTTTACACTTAAATCTGTGCGATTATCCAAAGGCTTGATTTGGTGCCTGAAATGTCACACATTTTTGCTGTTTTGAGAAATTGAGAGGTGGACTTGATTTTAGAGTACCAATTTTGGGACAGACAGGTCCGTGGCGGTTGGTAggaggagatggaagaagagatcaTACCTGTGGTGGAGAGGGATGGGTTGCATTTGGGAAATAAGACCACTTCCGATGATCCCTTTTGTGCAGAAATGGGAACCGAAGAAAATGGAATCGGAAATTCCAAGGACAACGGAGAAGCAATTTTATCAGAGAAGGGCGAGGGAAGTAACGTCGTTTTCTCAAGAGAGGCTCCGCTTTTGAGCAAAGATCCTATAATATCTGGTGGTTGTAGTTGCAGTCCAAAAAAGCTCAAGTCGAGGATTGTGGCCGCAGATTTTGAGCTTCGCAAGAAGGAAAAGAATGGGCAGGATAAGAAGCTCAGTAGGCAAGACAGGATTGAGTTGGGTCGTATGTTTCAGGGTGCAGTGAGCTCTCACGATTGGGAGCTTGCAGAAAGTCTGATTCTGTTGGCAGATCCACAGACTCTTAATGACGCCTTGTGCATCTCTTTGGATTCGATATGGTTCTTGAGCACGGAGCAAGAGCTACATGGCATAACTGGATTGATCAAGAAGATCATTGCCAATGGTGCTTATGACTTCACAAGGGCAGCGCTTAGGACTTCATTTCTTGCCTCCTGTGTTTCTGCATGTCAGAGCCGGACAATGAGTTTAGCAGATACGGTAACTGTCATGGCCCAAAGGTAACTATTCCATTTTCAGAACATCAAATGATTTCCCTTGCTTATGTTTGATAAATAACAAATTCTTTTAAAGCTATGAATCTTACTGGTAAATCTCAAGCGTATCTTATTAATCAATTTTGCTCCTCGGTGGGCTACCTCACCCCTTTATTAAGTATAGAATCTATCAAAAGGTTATCAAAGGTCAaagattgaaataaaatttctcTGACACATGGTACTTTTTCAATACTTCTTCTCTATTGAAGGAGTTCACTGTATCATTAGCAGCTAGGTGTTATCTGAATGACCTACAGTGCTATCGTTTGAGCTATTTACATTAGCAGAACTCCTACTTGCTATTTCTGTCTGTTGAAAATTGGCTTTGTACTTTTAAACTCATTcaacaatgtttttttttatggatggtGCTGGCCACGCAGTCTCAGTGctcatggcttcctcttcccttctttcctaTATCTCTATCTTCGTTGCCACCAACCTGCAGATCTCAATAAAGACTTGTAGCATATAGTTTGATTTGCAAAGCACTGTTATAAGATGgttagccgaccccatttagttgggataaggctgagttgttgttgttgtcttaTAAGATGGTTCTATGGTTCTTCCCCTAAAAGTAGATCGGGCTTGCTAACTTGCTGTGGATACTTAAGCCACTGCATTCCAACTCTCAAATGACTAGCTGGGGCCCATTAAAAATCTTAAACTAGTAGTGGGTATATGTCCAATTGACTGTCCCGTTAGGAATTCGGAGCAAAACCATTAAGGTCCTACCCAACCCCAAATAAGGAACTCTTCCATCAATCTAGTATTATGATATTATTTGGCTTTAAATACCTGATGTATGCCCCTGATGTTTGCAACTTGATTGGAGGAAGACCTATTGATATGTGCCGCTTCTTTTTGAATGAAAGGATGAAGCACATACATTATTGGACCTTTTGAATAAGAGTGAAGAAGATCTTATGGAAATGAAAGTTCTTGGCCTAGAAGATCTAAAAAAGATAGAAATGTGTCATCCACATATTGAAGGTGTTAAATTCATGGAGCTTCTTTCAGTATTGATCCCTCAGTGCCCCTGGCCTTCAGATTCACCAACCACTTGCTTAGTACTTTCCGCTGCTAAAATAAAGACAATATGTGAGAGGTAGTTCTTGTCTTAGACCACTAGTACTGCGAAAGAATTCATTCTGAGGTACTGGCAACCAAAAATGCTTTTTGTCCTGTATATATGTACTTCTGAATCCCTCCCTTCCAATGAGATTCAAAACCTAACTTGATCATCAC
Proteins encoded:
- the LOC122647670 gene encoding ankyrin repeat protein SKIP35-like; translated protein: MEEEIIPVVERDGLHLGNKTTSDDPFCAEMGTEENGIGNSKDNGEAILSEKGEGSNVVFSREAPLLSKDPIISGGCSCSPKKLKSRIVAADFELRKKEKNGQDKKLSRQDRIELGRMFQGAVSSHDWELAESLILLADPQTLNDALCISLDSIWFLSTEQELHGITGLIKKIIANGAYDFTRAALRTSFLASCVSACQSRTMSLADTVTVMAQRLHERLQECNGDEVLKAEAGAKVQKFTEWALKCIGFHSRCQGNRDKVSHSSAVEIQLQLSAFKTFLDLAGNQLTGKDFTEAFDAACFPLTLFSSSFDPGWASGISATAIQGLLGMLVEGGADNVNQCFLEASRFGSTELVRILLQVTSRFLIVGGCILFLFLVYRNIRDKW